The following proteins come from a genomic window of Lycium ferocissimum isolate CSIRO_LF1 chromosome 4, AGI_CSIRO_Lferr_CH_V1, whole genome shotgun sequence:
- the LOC132052242 gene encoding katanin p60 ATPase-containing subunit A1, translating into MVGASLAGLQDHLKLAREYAVEGLYDTSVIFFDGAIAQINKHLNTLDDPMLRSKWMNVKKAISEETEVVKQLDAEKRAFKEVPMGRRPNSPPISTKSSSFVFQPLDEYPTSSGAPMDDPDVWRPPSRDTSRRPARAGQGGMRKSPQDGAWARGSTTRTGTTGRGGRTSGSTKANTGVRSSTTGKKGPGKSTKADSTSTDGEPEEGKSKKGQYEGPDADLAAMLERDVLDNSPGVRWDDVAGLSEAKRLLEEAVVLPLWMPEYFQGIRRPWKGVLMFGPPGTGKTLLAKAVATECGTTFFNVSSATLASKWRGESERMVRCLFDLARSYAPSTIFIDEIDSLCNARGGSGEHESSRRVKSELLVQVDGVSNSATNEDGTRKIVMVLAATNFPWDIDEALRRRLEKRIYIPLPSLESRKELIKINLKSIEVAVDVDIEEVARKTEGYSGDDLTNVCRDASMNGMRRKIAGKTREEIKNMAKDDIAKDPVAMCDFVEAISKVQPSVSAADIEKHEKWFAEFGSA; encoded by the exons ATGGTGGGTGCATCACTGGCAGGATTACAAGATCATTTAAAATTGGCTAGAGAATATGCAGTTGAAGGCCTTTATGACACTTCAGTCATCTTCTTTGATGGCGCTATTGCTCAGATCAATAA GCACTTAAACACACTTGATGACCCTATGCTTCGTTCAAAATGGATGAATGTAAAGAAAGCAATTTCCGAAGAAACTGAGGTAGTGAAACAATTGGATGCCGAGAAACGGGCTTTCAAGGAGGTTCCTATGGGTAGACGTCCTAATTCACCTCCCATTTCAACCAAGTCATCTTCTTTTGTCTTTCAACCGCTTGATGAGTACCCCACATCATCCGGTGCTCCGATGGATGACCCTGATGTTTGGAGACCACCAAGTCGAGACACATCAAGAAGACCTGCAAGAGCCGGTCAGGGGGGTATGAGAAAGTCCCCACAAGATGGAGCCTGGGCTCGTGGATCTACTACAAGGACTGGAACCACAGGCCGTGGGGGAAGGACCAGTGGCTCTACCAAGGCTAATACTGGGGTTCGATCTTCTACTACTGGGAAGAAAGGACCTGGAAAATCTACAAAAGCCGACTCAACATCTACA GATGGTGAACCTGAAGAGGGGAAGAGTAAAAAAGGTCAGTACGAGGGGCCTGATGCAGACCTGGCTGCTATGCTTGAGAGGGATGTCTTGGATAACAGCCCTGGTGTGAGATGGGACGATGTTGCTGGGTTGAGTGAAGCCAAAAGACTTTTGGAGGAAGCAGTTGTTCTCCCATTATGGATGCCAGAATATTTCCAG GGAATCAGGAGACCATGGAAGGGGGTTCTTATGTTTGGGCCTCCTGGAACGGGGAAGACACTTTTGGCCAAGGCTGTTGCTACCGAGTGTGGGACGACATTTTTCAATGTTTCTTCTGCCACCTTGGCTTCAAAATGGCGTGGGGAGAGTGAACGCATGGTGCGGTGCTTGTTTGATCTTGCTCGCTCTTATGCTCCCAGTACAATTTTCATTGATGAGATTGATTCTCTTTGTAATGCCCGAGG GGGTTCAGGAGAGCATGAATCATCCCGAAGGGTGAAGTCTGAACTTCTTGTTCAGGTAGATGGTGTAAGCAACTCTGCCACTAATGAAGATGGCACTCGGAAGATTGTGATGGTTTTAGCTGCTACAAACTTTCCATGGGACATAGATGAGGCATTAAG GAGACGTTTGGAAAAACGTATTTATATTCCCCTACCTAGCTTGGAGAGCAGGAAGGAGCTTATAAAGATCAATTTGAAAAGTATTGAG GTAGCTGTAGATGTGGACATTGAAGAAGTAGCTCGTAAAACAGAGGGATATAGTGGAGACGACCTCACAAATGTTTGCCGTGATGCTTCTATGAATGGGATGAGGCGAAAGATAGCTGGGAAGACACGTGAGGAGATTAAGAACATGGCCAAGGATGACATTGCTAAGGATCCTGTTGCGATGTGTGACTTTGTAGAAGCTATTTCCAAAGTTCAACCTAGTGTGTCAGCAGCTGATATCGAAAAACATGAGAAATGGTTTGCTGAATTTGGATCAGCTTAG